From a region of the Etheostoma cragini isolate CJK2018 chromosome 20, CSU_Ecrag_1.0, whole genome shotgun sequence genome:
- the iars2 gene encoding isoleucine--tRNA ligase, mitochondrial isoform X3 yields MLLCRVSAVSQTLAKWGRRSHRGGGLIHRALSFSSTRGGSSGEGSAQPAEGAPAQGLYRDTVLLPRTEFPMKLTGQKLLDRELEIQQECGFADLYSWQRERKAKKAFCLHDGPPYANGDPHVGHALNKILKDIRNRFEMLRGRQVHYIPGWDCHGLPIELKALGEMGTSGLGPLQIRQKAREFADGAIARQKAAFQRWGLMADWDQCYYTYDGAYEAAQLRVFQEMHSKGFIYQDYKPVFWSPSSRTALAEAELEYNPEHVSRAIYATFPLSTLPPGIASEGLEGVSVLVWTTQPWTIPANQAVCYMPKAQYSVLKRADNSQLLLVATERTASVAALLDTELDSVATFTGSQLEGGVCKHPTIPDKEVLLLPANHVTMAKGTGLVHTAPAHGMEDYSVASQFKLSVECIVDEDGKFTELAGPELQNLSVMSEGTDKVISMLKESGALVKEEQCVHSYPYDWRTKQPVVIRPSKQWFINTASLKDQAKEALQKVRVLPESAKGSLLTMLDRRTYWCISRQRSWGVPIPVFYHRETGEALINKHTVSHIATLFKEKGSDCWWELPVETLLPEAVLKKSKAGPVTDYVRGQDVLDIWFDSGASWAAVLEESDSRADAYVEGKDQIGGWFQSSLLTSIAVKNKAPYKSLVVHGFAVSETGEKMSKSLGNVVDPDTVINGGKDATMPPYGADVLRWWVAESNVFSEVQIGPTALNSARDSISKLRNTLKFLLGNLHGFDPRVQAVDPKEMHYIDQYMLHLLREYSIKVTDAYSEFDAGRAIRVLQAFITRDLSSFYFSIIKDRLYCDLEDSLGRRSCQTVLEEILDGVTRSIAPILPHLAEEVYLHAPGHDEKETLFKSGWIKSSSVWRRPGLEEAVEGACAIRDSFLSSIPGKNAAQYDLTIAIEPGLLFELMESLQDEATSTSSQLAELMMVARVSLTSELPRDLPPDALLSHGTFLINLEGGVIKEESAYNIAAVPTSAARCPRCRRYTADSADCLCPRCQTVVSQGN; encoded by the exons GAGTGTGGATTTGCAGATTTGTACTCCTGGCAACGAGAGAGGAAGGCCAAGAAGGCCTTCTGCCTACATGATGGACCCCCGTATGCCAATGGAGACCCTCATGTAGGACATGCACTCAATAAG ATCCTGAAAGATATCCGTAACCGCTTTGAGATGCTGAGGGGGCGGCAGGTCCACTACATCCCAGGATGGGACTGCCATGGTCTGCCCATCGAGCTGAAGGCTCTGGGGGAGATGGGGACGAGCGGCCTCGGTCCCCTGCAGATCCGACAGAAAG CGCGGGAGTTTGCAGACGGAGCCATAGCTCGTCAGAAGGCTGCTTTCCAGCGCTGGGGGTTGATGGCTGACTGGGACCAGTGCTACTACACGTATGATGGAGCCTATGAGGCTGCTCAGCTGAGAGTCTTTCAAGAGATGCACAGCAAG gGGTTCATCTACCAGGACTACAAGCCAGTCTTCTGGTCTCCTTCATCAAG AACGGCCTTAGCAGAGGCAGAGTTGGAGTACAACCCTGAGCATGTGAGCAGAGCCATCTATGCCACATTCCCCCTGAGCACACTTCCCCCGGGAATAGCCTCAGAAG GTTTGGAAGGCGTCTCTGTATTGGTGTGGACCACCCAGCCCTGGACCATTCCTGCCAACCAGGCCGTCTGCTACATGCCCAAAGCCCA GTACTCTGTGTTGAAGAGGGCAGATAATTCTCAGCTGCTCTTGGTGGCCACTGAGCGCACAGCCAGCGTGGCAGCGCTGCTGGACACAGAGTTGGATAGCGTAGCCACCTTTAcag GCTCCCAACTTGAGGGTGGAGTCTGCAAACATCCCACAATTCCTGACAAGGAAGTGCTTCTATTGCCGGCCAATCATGTGACTATGGCAAAAGGAACAGGATTGGTCCACACAGCGCCAGCTCATGGCATGGAGGATTACAGCGTGGCTTCACAGTTTAAACTGTCAGTG GAGTGTATAGTGGACGAGGACGGCAAGTTCACTGAACTGGCCGGCCCTGAGCTACAGAATCTGTCTGTTATGAGTGAAGGCACTGACAAAG TGATCTCCATGCTGAAGGAGTCTGGGGCTCTAGTGAAGGAGGAGCAGTGCGTCCACAGCTACCCGTATGACTGGAGGACGAAGCAGCCTGTCGTCATCAGGCCCAGCAAACAGTGGTTTATCAACACGGCGTCACTGAAAGATCAGGCCAAG gaGGCACTGCAGAAGGTGCGTGTTTTGCCCGAGTCAGCGAAGGGCAGCCTGTTGACCATGCTGGACAGGCGGACGTACTGGTGCATCTCCAGACAGCGAAGCTGGGGCGTCCCAATCCCAGTCTTCTACCACAGAGAGACGGGAGAGGCTCTCATCAACAA ACACACAGTGTCCCATATAGCAACGCTCTTCAAAGAAAAGGGCAGTGACTGTTGGTGGGAGCTTCCTGTTGAGACTTTGCTGCCAGAAGCTGTTCTCAAGAAG AGTAAAGCAGGTCCAGTGACTGACTACGTTCGGGGGCAAGACGTCCTCGACATCTGGTTTGATAGCGGAGCTTCCTGGGCTGCTGTACTGGAAG AGTCAGACTCCAGGGCAGATGCGTATGTGGAAGGGAAGGACCAGATTGGAGGCTGGTTTCAGTCCTCGCTGCTCACCAGCATAGCCGTCAAGAACAAAGCACCTTACAA gtcTCTGGTGGTGCATGGCTTTGCAGTCAGTGAGACAGGAGAGAAGATGTCCAAGTCTCTAGGAAACGTTGTGGATCCGGACACAGTCATTAATGGAGGGAAG GACGCCACAATGCCACCCTACGGGGCAGATGTGCTACGTTGGTGGGTGGCTGAGTCAAACGTCTTCTCTGAAGTTCAGATCGGACCCACTGCACTCAACTCTGCCAGAGACAGCATCAGCAAG TTAAGGAACACTCTGAAGTTCCTGCTTGGCAACCTGCACGGTTTTGACCCACGTGTACAGGCTGTGGACCCCAAAGAGATGCATTACATTGATCAGTACATGTTGCACCTGCTCCGTGAGTACAGCATCAAG GTGACGGACGCCTACAGTGAGTTTGATGCAGGCAGGGCCATCCGTGTCCTCCAAGCCTTCATCACCAGAGACCTTTCTAGCTTTTATTTCAGCATCATCAAAGACAG ATTGTACTGTGATCTGGAGGACTCTTTGGGCAGAAGATCATGTCAGACCGTTTTGGAGGAAATTCTGGATGGAGTGACCAGATCAATAGCTCCCATCCTGCCACATCTAGCCGAAGAGGTCTATCTACACGCACCAGGGCATGACG AAAAAGAGACATTGTTTAAAAGTGGCTGGATCAAAAGCAGCTCTGTGTGGCGGCGTCCAGGATTGGAGGAAGCAGTTGAAGGAGCCTGTGCCATCAGGGACTCCTTCCTGTCCTCCATTCCAGGCAAAAATGCAGCTCAGTACGATCTCACTATTGCCATTGAACCCGGCTTGCTGTTTGAACTCATGGAG TCTCTACAAGATGAagccacctccacctcctcccagctggctGAGCTGATGATGGTAGCGCGGGTCAGCCTGACCAGTGAGCTTCCCCGTGATCTGCCCCCAGACGCCCTGCTGAGCCACGGCACCTTCCTCATCAACCTGGAGG GTGGtgttatcaaagaggaaagtgcCTACAATATAGCAGCAGTTCCCACCTCTGCTGCCCGGTGCCCGCGCTGCCGCCGCTACACTGCAGATTCAGCGGACTGCCTGTGCCCGCGTTGCCAAACTGTTGTCTCCCAGGGTAACTGA
- the iars2 gene encoding isoleucine--tRNA ligase, mitochondrial isoform X1 — MLLCRVSAVSQTLAKWGRRSHRGGGLIHRALSFSSTRGGSSGEGSAQPAEGAPAQGLYRDTVLLPRTEFPMKLTGQKLLDRELEIQQECGFADLYSWQRERKAKKAFCLHDGPPYANGDPHVGHALNKILKDIRNRFEMLRGRQVHYIPGWDCHGLPIELKALGEMGTSGLGPLQIRQKAREFADGAIARQKAAFQRWGLMADWDQCYYTYDGAYEAAQLRVFQEMHSKGFIYQDYKPVFWSPSSRTALAEAELEYNPEHVSRAIYATFPLSTLPPGIASEGLEGVSVLVWTTQPWTIPANQAVCYMPKAQYSVLKRADNSQLLLVATERTASVAALLDTELDSVATFTGSQLEGGVCKHPTIPDKEVLLLPANHVTMAKGTGLVHTAPAHGMEDYSVASQFKLSVECIVDEDGKFTELAGPELQNLSVMSEGTDKVISMLKESGALVKEEQCVHSYPYDWRTKQPVVIRPSKQWFINTASLKDQAKEALQKVRVLPESAKGSLLTMLDRRTYWCISRQRSWGVPIPVFYHRETGEALINKHTVSHIATLFKEKGSDCWWELPVETLLPEAVLKKSKAGPVTDYVRGQDVLDIWFDSGASWAAVLEEEMDRDTEEPESRLSWLPAPLRKPRVTESDSRADAYVEGKDQIGGWFQSSLLTSIAVKNKAPYKSLVVHGFAVSETGEKMSKSLGNVVDPDTVINGGKDATMPPYGADVLRWWVAESNVFSEVQIGPTALNSARDSISKLRNTLKFLLGNLHGFDPRVQAVDPKEMHYIDQYMLHLLREYSIKVTDAYSEFDAGRAIRVLQAFITRDLSSFYFSIIKDRLYCDLEDSLGRRSCQTVLEEILDGVTRSIAPILPHLAEEVYLHAPGHDEKETLFKSGWIKSSSVWRRPGLEEAVEGACAIRDSFLSSIPGKNAAQYDLTIAIEPGLLFELMESLQDEATSTSSQLAELMMVARVSLTSELPRDLPPDALLSHGTFLINLEGGVIKEESAYNIAAVPTSAARCPRCRRYTADSADCLCPRCQTVVSQGN, encoded by the exons GAGTGTGGATTTGCAGATTTGTACTCCTGGCAACGAGAGAGGAAGGCCAAGAAGGCCTTCTGCCTACATGATGGACCCCCGTATGCCAATGGAGACCCTCATGTAGGACATGCACTCAATAAG ATCCTGAAAGATATCCGTAACCGCTTTGAGATGCTGAGGGGGCGGCAGGTCCACTACATCCCAGGATGGGACTGCCATGGTCTGCCCATCGAGCTGAAGGCTCTGGGGGAGATGGGGACGAGCGGCCTCGGTCCCCTGCAGATCCGACAGAAAG CGCGGGAGTTTGCAGACGGAGCCATAGCTCGTCAGAAGGCTGCTTTCCAGCGCTGGGGGTTGATGGCTGACTGGGACCAGTGCTACTACACGTATGATGGAGCCTATGAGGCTGCTCAGCTGAGAGTCTTTCAAGAGATGCACAGCAAG gGGTTCATCTACCAGGACTACAAGCCAGTCTTCTGGTCTCCTTCATCAAG AACGGCCTTAGCAGAGGCAGAGTTGGAGTACAACCCTGAGCATGTGAGCAGAGCCATCTATGCCACATTCCCCCTGAGCACACTTCCCCCGGGAATAGCCTCAGAAG GTTTGGAAGGCGTCTCTGTATTGGTGTGGACCACCCAGCCCTGGACCATTCCTGCCAACCAGGCCGTCTGCTACATGCCCAAAGCCCA GTACTCTGTGTTGAAGAGGGCAGATAATTCTCAGCTGCTCTTGGTGGCCACTGAGCGCACAGCCAGCGTGGCAGCGCTGCTGGACACAGAGTTGGATAGCGTAGCCACCTTTAcag GCTCCCAACTTGAGGGTGGAGTCTGCAAACATCCCACAATTCCTGACAAGGAAGTGCTTCTATTGCCGGCCAATCATGTGACTATGGCAAAAGGAACAGGATTGGTCCACACAGCGCCAGCTCATGGCATGGAGGATTACAGCGTGGCTTCACAGTTTAAACTGTCAGTG GAGTGTATAGTGGACGAGGACGGCAAGTTCACTGAACTGGCCGGCCCTGAGCTACAGAATCTGTCTGTTATGAGTGAAGGCACTGACAAAG TGATCTCCATGCTGAAGGAGTCTGGGGCTCTAGTGAAGGAGGAGCAGTGCGTCCACAGCTACCCGTATGACTGGAGGACGAAGCAGCCTGTCGTCATCAGGCCCAGCAAACAGTGGTTTATCAACACGGCGTCACTGAAAGATCAGGCCAAG gaGGCACTGCAGAAGGTGCGTGTTTTGCCCGAGTCAGCGAAGGGCAGCCTGTTGACCATGCTGGACAGGCGGACGTACTGGTGCATCTCCAGACAGCGAAGCTGGGGCGTCCCAATCCCAGTCTTCTACCACAGAGAGACGGGAGAGGCTCTCATCAACAA ACACACAGTGTCCCATATAGCAACGCTCTTCAAAGAAAAGGGCAGTGACTGTTGGTGGGAGCTTCCTGTTGAGACTTTGCTGCCAGAAGCTGTTCTCAAGAAG AGTAAAGCAGGTCCAGTGACTGACTACGTTCGGGGGCAAGACGTCCTCGACATCTGGTTTGATAGCGGAGCTTCCTGGGCTGCTGTACTGGAAG AGGAGATGGACAGAGACACTGAAGAGCCTGAGTCACGTCTCAGCTGGCTCCCTGCTCCACTTCGCAAGCCTCGGGTCACAG AGTCAGACTCCAGGGCAGATGCGTATGTGGAAGGGAAGGACCAGATTGGAGGCTGGTTTCAGTCCTCGCTGCTCACCAGCATAGCCGTCAAGAACAAAGCACCTTACAA gtcTCTGGTGGTGCATGGCTTTGCAGTCAGTGAGACAGGAGAGAAGATGTCCAAGTCTCTAGGAAACGTTGTGGATCCGGACACAGTCATTAATGGAGGGAAG GACGCCACAATGCCACCCTACGGGGCAGATGTGCTACGTTGGTGGGTGGCTGAGTCAAACGTCTTCTCTGAAGTTCAGATCGGACCCACTGCACTCAACTCTGCCAGAGACAGCATCAGCAAG TTAAGGAACACTCTGAAGTTCCTGCTTGGCAACCTGCACGGTTTTGACCCACGTGTACAGGCTGTGGACCCCAAAGAGATGCATTACATTGATCAGTACATGTTGCACCTGCTCCGTGAGTACAGCATCAAG GTGACGGACGCCTACAGTGAGTTTGATGCAGGCAGGGCCATCCGTGTCCTCCAAGCCTTCATCACCAGAGACCTTTCTAGCTTTTATTTCAGCATCATCAAAGACAG ATTGTACTGTGATCTGGAGGACTCTTTGGGCAGAAGATCATGTCAGACCGTTTTGGAGGAAATTCTGGATGGAGTGACCAGATCAATAGCTCCCATCCTGCCACATCTAGCCGAAGAGGTCTATCTACACGCACCAGGGCATGACG AAAAAGAGACATTGTTTAAAAGTGGCTGGATCAAAAGCAGCTCTGTGTGGCGGCGTCCAGGATTGGAGGAAGCAGTTGAAGGAGCCTGTGCCATCAGGGACTCCTTCCTGTCCTCCATTCCAGGCAAAAATGCAGCTCAGTACGATCTCACTATTGCCATTGAACCCGGCTTGCTGTTTGAACTCATGGAG TCTCTACAAGATGAagccacctccacctcctcccagctggctGAGCTGATGATGGTAGCGCGGGTCAGCCTGACCAGTGAGCTTCCCCGTGATCTGCCCCCAGACGCCCTGCTGAGCCACGGCACCTTCCTCATCAACCTGGAGG GTGGtgttatcaaagaggaaagtgcCTACAATATAGCAGCAGTTCCCACCTCTGCTGCCCGGTGCCCGCGCTGCCGCCGCTACACTGCAGATTCAGCGGACTGCCTGTGCCCGCGTTGCCAAACTGTTGTCTCCCAGGGTAACTGA
- the iars2 gene encoding isoleucine--tRNA ligase, mitochondrial isoform X2, giving the protein MLLCRVSAVSQTLAKWGRRSHRGGGLIHRALSFSSTRGGSSGEGSAQPAEGAPAQGLYRDTVLLPRTEFPMKLTGQKLLDRELEIQQECGFADLYSWQRERKAKKAFCLHDGPPYANGDPHVGHALNKILKDIRNRFEMLRGRQVHYIPGWDCHGLPIELKALGEMGTSGLGPLQIRQKAREFADGAIARQKAAFQRWGLMADWDQCYYTYDGAYEAAQLRVFQEMHSKGFIYQDYKPVFWSPSSRTALAEAELEYNPEHVSRAIYATFPLSTLPPGIASEAGLEGVSVLVWTTQPWTIPANQAVCYMPKAQYSVLKRADNSQLLLVATERTASVAALLDTELDSVATFTGSQLEGGVCKHPTIPDKEVLLLPANHVTMAKGTGLVHTAPAHGMEDYSVASQFKLSVECIVDEDGKFTELAGPELQNLSVMSEGTDKVISMLKESGALVKEEQCVHSYPYDWRTKQPVVIRPSKQWFINTASLKDQAKEALQKVRVLPESAKGSLLTMLDRRTYWCISRQRSWGVPIPVFYHRETGEALINKHTVSHIATLFKEKGSDCWWELPVETLLPEAVLKKSKAGPVTDYVRGQDVLDIWFDSGASWAAVLEESDSRADAYVEGKDQIGGWFQSSLLTSIAVKNKAPYKSLVVHGFAVSETGEKMSKSLGNVVDPDTVINGGKDATMPPYGADVLRWWVAESNVFSEVQIGPTALNSARDSISKLRNTLKFLLGNLHGFDPRVQAVDPKEMHYIDQYMLHLLREYSIKVTDAYSEFDAGRAIRVLQAFITRDLSSFYFSIIKDRLYCDLEDSLGRRSCQTVLEEILDGVTRSIAPILPHLAEEVYLHAPGHDEKETLFKSGWIKSSSVWRRPGLEEAVEGACAIRDSFLSSIPGKNAAQYDLTIAIEPGLLFELMESLQDEATSTSSQLAELMMVARVSLTSELPRDLPPDALLSHGTFLINLEGGVIKEESAYNIAAVPTSAARCPRCRRYTADSADCLCPRCQTVVSQGN; this is encoded by the exons GAGTGTGGATTTGCAGATTTGTACTCCTGGCAACGAGAGAGGAAGGCCAAGAAGGCCTTCTGCCTACATGATGGACCCCCGTATGCCAATGGAGACCCTCATGTAGGACATGCACTCAATAAG ATCCTGAAAGATATCCGTAACCGCTTTGAGATGCTGAGGGGGCGGCAGGTCCACTACATCCCAGGATGGGACTGCCATGGTCTGCCCATCGAGCTGAAGGCTCTGGGGGAGATGGGGACGAGCGGCCTCGGTCCCCTGCAGATCCGACAGAAAG CGCGGGAGTTTGCAGACGGAGCCATAGCTCGTCAGAAGGCTGCTTTCCAGCGCTGGGGGTTGATGGCTGACTGGGACCAGTGCTACTACACGTATGATGGAGCCTATGAGGCTGCTCAGCTGAGAGTCTTTCAAGAGATGCACAGCAAG gGGTTCATCTACCAGGACTACAAGCCAGTCTTCTGGTCTCCTTCATCAAG AACGGCCTTAGCAGAGGCAGAGTTGGAGTACAACCCTGAGCATGTGAGCAGAGCCATCTATGCCACATTCCCCCTGAGCACACTTCCCCCGGGAATAGCCTCAGAAG CAGGTTTGGAAGGCGTCTCTGTATTGGTGTGGACCACCCAGCCCTGGACCATTCCTGCCAACCAGGCCGTCTGCTACATGCCCAAAGCCCA GTACTCTGTGTTGAAGAGGGCAGATAATTCTCAGCTGCTCTTGGTGGCCACTGAGCGCACAGCCAGCGTGGCAGCGCTGCTGGACACAGAGTTGGATAGCGTAGCCACCTTTAcag GCTCCCAACTTGAGGGTGGAGTCTGCAAACATCCCACAATTCCTGACAAGGAAGTGCTTCTATTGCCGGCCAATCATGTGACTATGGCAAAAGGAACAGGATTGGTCCACACAGCGCCAGCTCATGGCATGGAGGATTACAGCGTGGCTTCACAGTTTAAACTGTCAGTG GAGTGTATAGTGGACGAGGACGGCAAGTTCACTGAACTGGCCGGCCCTGAGCTACAGAATCTGTCTGTTATGAGTGAAGGCACTGACAAAG TGATCTCCATGCTGAAGGAGTCTGGGGCTCTAGTGAAGGAGGAGCAGTGCGTCCACAGCTACCCGTATGACTGGAGGACGAAGCAGCCTGTCGTCATCAGGCCCAGCAAACAGTGGTTTATCAACACGGCGTCACTGAAAGATCAGGCCAAG gaGGCACTGCAGAAGGTGCGTGTTTTGCCCGAGTCAGCGAAGGGCAGCCTGTTGACCATGCTGGACAGGCGGACGTACTGGTGCATCTCCAGACAGCGAAGCTGGGGCGTCCCAATCCCAGTCTTCTACCACAGAGAGACGGGAGAGGCTCTCATCAACAA ACACACAGTGTCCCATATAGCAACGCTCTTCAAAGAAAAGGGCAGTGACTGTTGGTGGGAGCTTCCTGTTGAGACTTTGCTGCCAGAAGCTGTTCTCAAGAAG AGTAAAGCAGGTCCAGTGACTGACTACGTTCGGGGGCAAGACGTCCTCGACATCTGGTTTGATAGCGGAGCTTCCTGGGCTGCTGTACTGGAAG AGTCAGACTCCAGGGCAGATGCGTATGTGGAAGGGAAGGACCAGATTGGAGGCTGGTTTCAGTCCTCGCTGCTCACCAGCATAGCCGTCAAGAACAAAGCACCTTACAA gtcTCTGGTGGTGCATGGCTTTGCAGTCAGTGAGACAGGAGAGAAGATGTCCAAGTCTCTAGGAAACGTTGTGGATCCGGACACAGTCATTAATGGAGGGAAG GACGCCACAATGCCACCCTACGGGGCAGATGTGCTACGTTGGTGGGTGGCTGAGTCAAACGTCTTCTCTGAAGTTCAGATCGGACCCACTGCACTCAACTCTGCCAGAGACAGCATCAGCAAG TTAAGGAACACTCTGAAGTTCCTGCTTGGCAACCTGCACGGTTTTGACCCACGTGTACAGGCTGTGGACCCCAAAGAGATGCATTACATTGATCAGTACATGTTGCACCTGCTCCGTGAGTACAGCATCAAG GTGACGGACGCCTACAGTGAGTTTGATGCAGGCAGGGCCATCCGTGTCCTCCAAGCCTTCATCACCAGAGACCTTTCTAGCTTTTATTTCAGCATCATCAAAGACAG ATTGTACTGTGATCTGGAGGACTCTTTGGGCAGAAGATCATGTCAGACCGTTTTGGAGGAAATTCTGGATGGAGTGACCAGATCAATAGCTCCCATCCTGCCACATCTAGCCGAAGAGGTCTATCTACACGCACCAGGGCATGACG AAAAAGAGACATTGTTTAAAAGTGGCTGGATCAAAAGCAGCTCTGTGTGGCGGCGTCCAGGATTGGAGGAAGCAGTTGAAGGAGCCTGTGCCATCAGGGACTCCTTCCTGTCCTCCATTCCAGGCAAAAATGCAGCTCAGTACGATCTCACTATTGCCATTGAACCCGGCTTGCTGTTTGAACTCATGGAG TCTCTACAAGATGAagccacctccacctcctcccagctggctGAGCTGATGATGGTAGCGCGGGTCAGCCTGACCAGTGAGCTTCCCCGTGATCTGCCCCCAGACGCCCTGCTGAGCCACGGCACCTTCCTCATCAACCTGGAGG GTGGtgttatcaaagaggaaagtgcCTACAATATAGCAGCAGTTCCCACCTCTGCTGCCCGGTGCCCGCGCTGCCGCCGCTACACTGCAGATTCAGCGGACTGCCTGTGCCCGCGTTGCCAAACTGTTGTCTCCCAGGGTAACTGA